In a single window of the Bacteroidia bacterium genome:
- a CDS encoding amino acid permease, which yields MSARKISFYTAVSVVIANMIGTGVFTSLGFQLFDIQSVFGIILLWVVGGIIALCGALSYGELASAMPRSGGEYHYLSKLLHPFVGFLSGWVSVTVGFSVPVALSAMALGKYVNEVYPTLNPAMLGCSVVILITLVHSFNLKNSAKFQNIFTVLKVLLILFFIVAGFTINTSQPISILPINSLIPSESWKSIFSPAFAVSLIYVSYAYSGWNASAYMASDIENPRINIPKSLFWGTLVVMILYVLLNFIFLYTAPINELKGQVEVGYISAVHIFGTKIGNLMGMLIAFLLVSSISSMVFAGPRVAQVMGEDLTQLSFLSKKNKNGIPVVATIIQSAITILLILTSTFDKVLVYIGFTLGLFTFLTVFSLFVMRIKKRELSGIYKTFAYPITPIIFLLLTGWTLFFTMQGHVKESLFGLATVLVGGIVYFIKKNESQNEEKKVR from the coding sequence ATGTCCGCACGAAAAATTAGTTTTTACACCGCCGTTTCCGTCGTCATCGCCAATATGATTGGCACTGGGGTTTTCACGAGCCTCGGTTTTCAATTATTCGATATTCAATCTGTTTTCGGAATTATTTTATTGTGGGTAGTTGGCGGAATTATTGCGCTTTGCGGCGCATTGTCTTACGGAGAACTTGCTTCCGCGATGCCGCGTTCAGGCGGAGAATACCATTATCTTTCCAAATTATTACATCCTTTCGTTGGATTTTTATCTGGCTGGGTTTCTGTAACCGTAGGTTTTTCAGTGCCCGTAGCCTTATCCGCAATGGCTTTGGGGAAATATGTAAACGAAGTGTATCCAACATTAAATCCTGCAATGCTGGGTTGCTCCGTTGTTATTTTAATTACACTCGTACATTCTTTCAATCTTAAAAATAGTGCGAAATTTCAAAATATTTTTACCGTATTAAAAGTGTTGTTGATTTTATTTTTTATCGTTGCTGGATTTACAATAAATACTTCGCAACCAATTTCTATCCTTCCCATTAATAGCCTTATTCCGAGCGAAAGCTGGAAAAGTATTTTTAGTCCAGCATTTGCTGTTTCATTGATTTATGTGTCCTACGCTTATTCGGGCTGGAACGCTTCTGCCTACATGGCGAGTGACATTGAAAATCCGCGTATCAACATTCCGAAATCTTTATTTTGGGGAACTTTGGTGGTGATGATTTTATATGTCCTTTTAAATTTTATTTTTCTGTACACCGCTCCCATCAACGAATTGAAAGGTCAAGTAGAAGTTGGATACATTTCTGCTGTTCATATTTTTGGAACAAAAATTGGAAATTTAATGGGGATGCTCATCGCGTTTTTATTAGTGTCTTCCATTAGCTCCATGGTATTTGCGGGTCCACGCGTAGCGCAAGTAATGGGCGAAGATTTAACACAACTTTCTTTTTTATCGAAGAAAAATAAAAATGGAATCCCTGTCGTAGCAACCATTATACAATCAGCCATTACAATTTTATTAATCCTCACGTCTACCTTCGATAAAGTACTGGTCTACATCGGCTTTACCTTGGGCTTATTTACTTTCTTAACCGTTTTCAGTTTATTTGTAATGAGAATAAAGAAACGAGAATTGTCAGGAATCTACAAAACATTCGCCTATCCGATTACTCCAATTATTTTTTTACTTTTGACGGGTTGGACATTGTTTTTTACAATGCAAGGGCACGTTAAAGAATCATTGTTTGGCTTAGCAACTGTGCTTGTTGGAGGTATTGTCTATTTTATTAAAAAAAATGAATCTCAAAATGAAGAAAAAAAAGTACGCTGA